A genomic window from Lycium barbarum isolate Lr01 chromosome 4, ASM1917538v2, whole genome shotgun sequence includes:
- the LOC132636953 gene encoding putative late blight resistance protein homolog R1A-10 isoform X3, producing MAYASVASLMRTIELLLTSHWSTQSLICDHREEFLGLHEKASSLEVFLKNFEKSNVSGEMTDLEVKVKEVANDVEYTIQLRLTETVKGTNKSQKRKARRRFCQSLQRIAGDIDRVLKESTKIQDKGKHASKKSLVQDFSSSAKNILNVKNNMVGRDDQRERLLAELTQYSGLSRQLKVIPIIGMGGIGKTTLAKEVYNDAYLCSHFDVRGWATVSSQHNVKEILLSLLRSTKELDGKFHKKDEGELADMLRKSLMGKRYLIVMDDMWSSKAWDDVRLCFPSENKGSRILLTTRNSEVACSAGTENRSLKMGFMDTDESWNLFQSIVFSNEELPSDEFETIGKQIVDKCEGLPLTVVVVAGFLSKSERTIEDWESVAKDVKSFVTNDPGKQCLHVLGLSYNHLTSNLKACLLYFGFFPEDYKISAKTLVRLWIAEGFLKLEKDLEGEAEKCLQDLVDRCLVLVSEKSMDESKIKSCKVHDLIHELCLREAKRQNIFVMKDIACNDYDSYRALLTPGHHHWIRRQTYDEDNNLLNLTRSLYRTRSLFFLPESYPYRFTLKAGLNHFNLLRILDLSPINCKIFPPEILCLIWLRYLAMYGDFHIPSEICRLWNLQTFIVGSDDWASRNVSETIWELKQLRHLVLARYYLPNRFYLPNPPNVSVGEERHLYFPNIQTISGLSPSSCTKEVISGIWNAKKLRIYGEEDDYESCEESRLLENLVHLHQLEKLSFYGPLQTIPSVKAFPAMLKKLQFEETKLRWEELDIIGEIPNLEVLKLRWYACQGEEWHPIAGGFTRLKLLLIENCDLEYWKATNDNFPVLERLVIKECWYLEEIPIEFAEIDPLQLIELVGCKPELEASAQRIQQEQEELGNKPVDVRISSK from the exons ATGGCTTATGCAAGTGTGGCTTCTCTTATGAGAACCATTGAACTTCTCTTGACATCCCATTGGTCAACGCAATCTCTAATCTGTGATCATAGAGAAGAATTTCTCGGTCTTCATGAAAAAGCTAGTTCCCTGGAAGTATTTCTCAAGAACTTTGAGAAAAGCAATGTTTCTGGGGAAATGACAGATTTGGAAGTAAAGGTAAAAGAAGTTGCAAATGATGTTGAATACACAATTCAACTGAGACTAACAGAAACTGTAAAGGGAACAAATAAAAGCCAGAAAAGAAAGGCACGTCGAAGGTTCTGTCAAAGCCTGCAACGGATAGCAGGGGACATTGACCGTGTCTTGAAAGAGTCAACAAAGATTCAAGATAAAGGCAAACACGCATCAAAGAAATCATTGGTTCAAGATTTTTCAAGTTCAGCAAAAAATATTCTAAATGTTAAGAACAATATGGTTGGACGTGATGATCAAAGGGAAAGGTTGCTGGCAGAACTGACTCAATACAGTGGCTTGTCTCGTCAACTCAAAGTCATCCCGATCATCGGGATGGGAGGCATTGGTAAAACAACTTTAGCAAAAGAAGTTTACAATGATGCGTACCTTTGTTCTCATTTTGATGTTCGTGGTTGGGCTACTGTATCTAGCCAACACAATGTAAAGGAAATCTTGCTAAGCCTTCTGCGTTCTACAAAAGAATTGGATGGCAAATTTCACAAGAAAGATGAAGGAGAGCTAGCTGACATGCTACGAAAGAGTTTGATGGGCAAGAGATATTTAATTGTCATGGATGACATGTGGAGCAGTAAAGCATGGGATGACGTGAGGCTATGCTTTCCTAGTGAAAACAAAGGGAGTCGAATACTGTTGACTACCCGTAACAGTGAAGTAGCTTGTTCTGCTGGTACGGAGAATCGTTCTTTGAAGATGGGTTTCATGGATACGGATGAGAGTTGGAACCTTTTCCAAAGTATTGTGTTCTCAAATGAAGAATTACCATCTGATGAATTTGAGACTATTGGGAAGCAAATTGTAGACAAATGTGAAGGCTTACCTCTAACTGTTGTCGTGGTAGCTGGGTTTCTGTCCAAATCAGAAAGGACAATAGAAGATTGGGAAAGTGTTGCCAAAGATGTCAAGTCATTTGTAACAAATGATCCTGGTAAACAATGTTTACATGTGCTTGGGTTGAGTTATAATCACTTGACCAGCAATCTAAAAGCATGCCTtctatattttggattttttccagaaGACTATAAGATTTCAGCGAAGACATTGGTGAGATTATGGATCGCCGAAGGTTTTCTGAAGTTGGAAAAAGACTTGGAAGGGGAGGCTGAGAAGTGTTTACAAGATCTTGTTGACAGATGTCTTGTTCTCGTTAGCGAGAAAAGTATGGATGAATCAAAAATTAAATCATGTAAGGTTCATGATCTAATACATGAGTTGTGCTTGAGAGAAGCTAAAAGACAAAATATTTTTGTCATGAAAGACATTGCATGTAATGACTATGATTCTTATAGGGCCCTTCTTACCCCTGGACATCATCATTGGATAAGGAGGCAGACATATGATGAAGACAACAATCTCTTGAATCTAACTCGTTCACTTTATCGAACTCGTTCACTTTTCTTTCTTCCTGAATCTTACCCTTATAGATTTACTCTCAAAGCAGGGCTTAATCATTTCAATTTACTCAGAATCTTGGACTTGAGCCCCATAAATTGCAAAATATTCCCTCCTGAGATACTGTGCCTCATTTGGTTGAGGTACCTTGCAATGTACGGGGATTTTCACATACCTTCAGAAATTTGCAGGTTATGGAATCTACAAACATTCATTGTTGGAAGTGATGATTGGGCATCTAGAAATGTTTCAGAGACAATTTGGGAACTGAAGCAATTAAGGCATCTGGTACTCGCAAGATATTATTTGCCAAATCGATTTTATTTGCCAAATCCCCCAAATGTATCTGTTGGTGAAGAGAGACACTTATATTTTCCAAACATACAAACTATTTCTGGTTTGTCTCCAAGTAGTTGCACAAAGGAGGTTATTTCAGGGATTTGGAATGCTAAAAAGTTAAGAATCTATGGAGAGGAAGATGACTATGAAAGTTGTGAAGAATCTAGACTTCTCGAAAATCTTGTCCATCTACATCAACTTGAAAAATTGAGTTTTTATGGACCATTACAGACCATTCCAAGTGTGAAAGCTTTTCCAGCAATGCTCAAGAAGTTACAGTTCGAAGAAACTAAACTAAGGTGGGAGGAGTTGGACATCATAGGTGAGATACCTAACCTTGAGGTGCTGAAGCTAAGATGGTATGCTTGTCAGGGTGAAGAATGGCATCCAATTGCAGGCGGATTTACTCGATTGAAGCTTTTGCTAATTGAAAATTGTGATCTCGAGTACTGGAAAGCCACGAATGACAATTTTCCTGTCCTTGAGCGCCTTGTGATTAAAGAATGCTGGTATTTGGAAGAGATACCCATTGAGTTTGCAGAAATTGACCCACTGCAACTAATTGAGTTAGTTGGTTGTAAACCCGAACTCGAGGCTTCTGCTCAacgaattcaacaagaacaagaaGAACTCGGAAACAAACCCGTGGATGTTCGCATCTCCAGTAAat AG
- the LOC132636953 gene encoding putative late blight resistance protein homolog R1A-10 isoform X2, whose protein sequence is MAYASVASLMRTIELLLTSHWSTQSLICDHREEFLGLHEKASSLEVFLKNFEKSNVSGEMTDLEVKVKEVANDVEYTIQLRLTETVKGTNKSQKRKARRRFCQSLQRIAGDIDRVLKESTKIQDKGKHASKKSLVQDFSSSAKNILNVKNNMVGRDDQRERLLAELTQYSGLSRQLKVIPIIGMGGIGKTTLAKEVYNDAYLCSHFDVRGWATVSSQHNVKEILLSLLRSTKELDGKFHKKDEGELADMLRKSLMGKRYLIVMDDMWSSKAWDDVRLCFPSENKGSRILLTTRNSEVACSAGTENRSLKMGFMDTDESWNLFQSIVFSNEELPSDEFETIGKQIVDKCEGLPLTVVVVAGFLSKSERTIEDWESVAKDVKSFVTNDPGKQCLHVLGLSYNHLTSNLKACLLYFGFFPEDYKISAKTLVRLWIAEGFLKLEKDLEGEAEKCLQDLVDRCLVLVSEKSMDESKIKSCKVHDLIHELCLREAKRQNIFVMKDIACNDYDSYRALLTPGHHHWIRRQTYDEDNNLLNLTRSLYRTRSLFFLPESYPYRFTLKAGLNHFNLLRILDLSPINCKIFPPEILCLIWLRYLAMYGDFHIPSEICRLWNLQTFIVGSDDWASRNVSETIWELKQLRHLVLARYYLPNRFYLPNPPNVSVGEERHLYFPNIQTISGLSPSSCTKEVISGIWNAKKLRIYGEEDDYESCEESRLLENLVHLHQLEKLSFYGPLQTIPSVKAFPAMLKKLQFEETKLRWEELDIIGEIPNLEVLKLRWYACQGEEWHPIAGGFTRLKLLLIENCDLEYWKATNDNFPVLERLVIKECWYLEEIPIEFAEIDPLQLIELVGCKPELEASAQRIQQEQEELGNKPVDVRISSKSVPLLRKIRMR, encoded by the exons ATGGCTTATGCAAGTGTGGCTTCTCTTATGAGAACCATTGAACTTCTCTTGACATCCCATTGGTCAACGCAATCTCTAATCTGTGATCATAGAGAAGAATTTCTCGGTCTTCATGAAAAAGCTAGTTCCCTGGAAGTATTTCTCAAGAACTTTGAGAAAAGCAATGTTTCTGGGGAAATGACAGATTTGGAAGTAAAGGTAAAAGAAGTTGCAAATGATGTTGAATACACAATTCAACTGAGACTAACAGAAACTGTAAAGGGAACAAATAAAAGCCAGAAAAGAAAGGCACGTCGAAGGTTCTGTCAAAGCCTGCAACGGATAGCAGGGGACATTGACCGTGTCTTGAAAGAGTCAACAAAGATTCAAGATAAAGGCAAACACGCATCAAAGAAATCATTGGTTCAAGATTTTTCAAGTTCAGCAAAAAATATTCTAAATGTTAAGAACAATATGGTTGGACGTGATGATCAAAGGGAAAGGTTGCTGGCAGAACTGACTCAATACAGTGGCTTGTCTCGTCAACTCAAAGTCATCCCGATCATCGGGATGGGAGGCATTGGTAAAACAACTTTAGCAAAAGAAGTTTACAATGATGCGTACCTTTGTTCTCATTTTGATGTTCGTGGTTGGGCTACTGTATCTAGCCAACACAATGTAAAGGAAATCTTGCTAAGCCTTCTGCGTTCTACAAAAGAATTGGATGGCAAATTTCACAAGAAAGATGAAGGAGAGCTAGCTGACATGCTACGAAAGAGTTTGATGGGCAAGAGATATTTAATTGTCATGGATGACATGTGGAGCAGTAAAGCATGGGATGACGTGAGGCTATGCTTTCCTAGTGAAAACAAAGGGAGTCGAATACTGTTGACTACCCGTAACAGTGAAGTAGCTTGTTCTGCTGGTACGGAGAATCGTTCTTTGAAGATGGGTTTCATGGATACGGATGAGAGTTGGAACCTTTTCCAAAGTATTGTGTTCTCAAATGAAGAATTACCATCTGATGAATTTGAGACTATTGGGAAGCAAATTGTAGACAAATGTGAAGGCTTACCTCTAACTGTTGTCGTGGTAGCTGGGTTTCTGTCCAAATCAGAAAGGACAATAGAAGATTGGGAAAGTGTTGCCAAAGATGTCAAGTCATTTGTAACAAATGATCCTGGTAAACAATGTTTACATGTGCTTGGGTTGAGTTATAATCACTTGACCAGCAATCTAAAAGCATGCCTtctatattttggattttttccagaaGACTATAAGATTTCAGCGAAGACATTGGTGAGATTATGGATCGCCGAAGGTTTTCTGAAGTTGGAAAAAGACTTGGAAGGGGAGGCTGAGAAGTGTTTACAAGATCTTGTTGACAGATGTCTTGTTCTCGTTAGCGAGAAAAGTATGGATGAATCAAAAATTAAATCATGTAAGGTTCATGATCTAATACATGAGTTGTGCTTGAGAGAAGCTAAAAGACAAAATATTTTTGTCATGAAAGACATTGCATGTAATGACTATGATTCTTATAGGGCCCTTCTTACCCCTGGACATCATCATTGGATAAGGAGGCAGACATATGATGAAGACAACAATCTCTTGAATCTAACTCGTTCACTTTATCGAACTCGTTCACTTTTCTTTCTTCCTGAATCTTACCCTTATAGATTTACTCTCAAAGCAGGGCTTAATCATTTCAATTTACTCAGAATCTTGGACTTGAGCCCCATAAATTGCAAAATATTCCCTCCTGAGATACTGTGCCTCATTTGGTTGAGGTACCTTGCAATGTACGGGGATTTTCACATACCTTCAGAAATTTGCAGGTTATGGAATCTACAAACATTCATTGTTGGAAGTGATGATTGGGCATCTAGAAATGTTTCAGAGACAATTTGGGAACTGAAGCAATTAAGGCATCTGGTACTCGCAAGATATTATTTGCCAAATCGATTTTATTTGCCAAATCCCCCAAATGTATCTGTTGGTGAAGAGAGACACTTATATTTTCCAAACATACAAACTATTTCTGGTTTGTCTCCAAGTAGTTGCACAAAGGAGGTTATTTCAGGGATTTGGAATGCTAAAAAGTTAAGAATCTATGGAGAGGAAGATGACTATGAAAGTTGTGAAGAATCTAGACTTCTCGAAAATCTTGTCCATCTACATCAACTTGAAAAATTGAGTTTTTATGGACCATTACAGACCATTCCAAGTGTGAAAGCTTTTCCAGCAATGCTCAAGAAGTTACAGTTCGAAGAAACTAAACTAAGGTGGGAGGAGTTGGACATCATAGGTGAGATACCTAACCTTGAGGTGCTGAAGCTAAGATGGTATGCTTGTCAGGGTGAAGAATGGCATCCAATTGCAGGCGGATTTACTCGATTGAAGCTTTTGCTAATTGAAAATTGTGATCTCGAGTACTGGAAAGCCACGAATGACAATTTTCCTGTCCTTGAGCGCCTTGTGATTAAAGAATGCTGGTATTTGGAAGAGATACCCATTGAGTTTGCAGAAATTGACCCACTGCAACTAATTGAGTTAGTTGGTTGTAAACCCGAACTCGAGGCTTCTGCTCAacgaattcaacaagaacaagaaGAACTCGGAAACAAACCCGTGGATGTTCGCATCTCCAGTAAat CTGTTCCTCTATTGAGGAAGATAAGGATGAGATGA
- the LOC132636953 gene encoding putative late blight resistance protein homolog R1A-10 isoform X1 — translation MAYASVASLMRTIELLLTSHWSTQSLICDHREEFLGLHEKASSLEVFLKNFEKSNVSGEMTDLEVKVKEVANDVEYTIQLRLTETVKGTNKSQKRKARRRFCQSLQRIAGDIDRVLKESTKIQDKGKHASKKSLVQDFSSSAKNILNVKNNMVGRDDQRERLLAELTQYSGLSRQLKVIPIIGMGGIGKTTLAKEVYNDAYLCSHFDVRGWATVSSQHNVKEILLSLLRSTKELDGKFHKKDEGELADMLRKSLMGKRYLIVMDDMWSSKAWDDVRLCFPSENKGSRILLTTRNSEVACSAGTENRSLKMGFMDTDESWNLFQSIVFSNEELPSDEFETIGKQIVDKCEGLPLTVVVVAGFLSKSERTIEDWESVAKDVKSFVTNDPGKQCLHVLGLSYNHLTSNLKACLLYFGFFPEDYKISAKTLVRLWIAEGFLKLEKDLEGEAEKCLQDLVDRCLVLVSEKSMDESKIKSCKVHDLIHELCLREAKRQNIFVMKDIACNDYDSYRALLTPGHHHWIRRQTYDEDNNLLNLTRSLYRTRSLFFLPESYPYRFTLKAGLNHFNLLRILDLSPINCKIFPPEILCLIWLRYLAMYGDFHIPSEICRLWNLQTFIVGSDDWASRNVSETIWELKQLRHLVLARYYLPNRFYLPNPPNVSVGEERHLYFPNIQTISGLSPSSCTKEVISGIWNAKKLRIYGEEDDYESCEESRLLENLVHLHQLEKLSFYGPLQTIPSVKAFPAMLKKLQFEETKLRWEELDIIGEIPNLEVLKLRWYACQGEEWHPIAGGFTRLKLLLIENCDLEYWKATNDNFPVLERLVIKECWYLEEIPIEFAEIDPLQLIELVGCKPELEASAQRIQQEQEELGNKPVDVRISSKCEYIYILVQLQCFSLLFFKSSSLENINFSELKKTEILNFVNINCDE, via the coding sequence ATGGCTTATGCAAGTGTGGCTTCTCTTATGAGAACCATTGAACTTCTCTTGACATCCCATTGGTCAACGCAATCTCTAATCTGTGATCATAGAGAAGAATTTCTCGGTCTTCATGAAAAAGCTAGTTCCCTGGAAGTATTTCTCAAGAACTTTGAGAAAAGCAATGTTTCTGGGGAAATGACAGATTTGGAAGTAAAGGTAAAAGAAGTTGCAAATGATGTTGAATACACAATTCAACTGAGACTAACAGAAACTGTAAAGGGAACAAATAAAAGCCAGAAAAGAAAGGCACGTCGAAGGTTCTGTCAAAGCCTGCAACGGATAGCAGGGGACATTGACCGTGTCTTGAAAGAGTCAACAAAGATTCAAGATAAAGGCAAACACGCATCAAAGAAATCATTGGTTCAAGATTTTTCAAGTTCAGCAAAAAATATTCTAAATGTTAAGAACAATATGGTTGGACGTGATGATCAAAGGGAAAGGTTGCTGGCAGAACTGACTCAATACAGTGGCTTGTCTCGTCAACTCAAAGTCATCCCGATCATCGGGATGGGAGGCATTGGTAAAACAACTTTAGCAAAAGAAGTTTACAATGATGCGTACCTTTGTTCTCATTTTGATGTTCGTGGTTGGGCTACTGTATCTAGCCAACACAATGTAAAGGAAATCTTGCTAAGCCTTCTGCGTTCTACAAAAGAATTGGATGGCAAATTTCACAAGAAAGATGAAGGAGAGCTAGCTGACATGCTACGAAAGAGTTTGATGGGCAAGAGATATTTAATTGTCATGGATGACATGTGGAGCAGTAAAGCATGGGATGACGTGAGGCTATGCTTTCCTAGTGAAAACAAAGGGAGTCGAATACTGTTGACTACCCGTAACAGTGAAGTAGCTTGTTCTGCTGGTACGGAGAATCGTTCTTTGAAGATGGGTTTCATGGATACGGATGAGAGTTGGAACCTTTTCCAAAGTATTGTGTTCTCAAATGAAGAATTACCATCTGATGAATTTGAGACTATTGGGAAGCAAATTGTAGACAAATGTGAAGGCTTACCTCTAACTGTTGTCGTGGTAGCTGGGTTTCTGTCCAAATCAGAAAGGACAATAGAAGATTGGGAAAGTGTTGCCAAAGATGTCAAGTCATTTGTAACAAATGATCCTGGTAAACAATGTTTACATGTGCTTGGGTTGAGTTATAATCACTTGACCAGCAATCTAAAAGCATGCCTtctatattttggattttttccagaaGACTATAAGATTTCAGCGAAGACATTGGTGAGATTATGGATCGCCGAAGGTTTTCTGAAGTTGGAAAAAGACTTGGAAGGGGAGGCTGAGAAGTGTTTACAAGATCTTGTTGACAGATGTCTTGTTCTCGTTAGCGAGAAAAGTATGGATGAATCAAAAATTAAATCATGTAAGGTTCATGATCTAATACATGAGTTGTGCTTGAGAGAAGCTAAAAGACAAAATATTTTTGTCATGAAAGACATTGCATGTAATGACTATGATTCTTATAGGGCCCTTCTTACCCCTGGACATCATCATTGGATAAGGAGGCAGACATATGATGAAGACAACAATCTCTTGAATCTAACTCGTTCACTTTATCGAACTCGTTCACTTTTCTTTCTTCCTGAATCTTACCCTTATAGATTTACTCTCAAAGCAGGGCTTAATCATTTCAATTTACTCAGAATCTTGGACTTGAGCCCCATAAATTGCAAAATATTCCCTCCTGAGATACTGTGCCTCATTTGGTTGAGGTACCTTGCAATGTACGGGGATTTTCACATACCTTCAGAAATTTGCAGGTTATGGAATCTACAAACATTCATTGTTGGAAGTGATGATTGGGCATCTAGAAATGTTTCAGAGACAATTTGGGAACTGAAGCAATTAAGGCATCTGGTACTCGCAAGATATTATTTGCCAAATCGATTTTATTTGCCAAATCCCCCAAATGTATCTGTTGGTGAAGAGAGACACTTATATTTTCCAAACATACAAACTATTTCTGGTTTGTCTCCAAGTAGTTGCACAAAGGAGGTTATTTCAGGGATTTGGAATGCTAAAAAGTTAAGAATCTATGGAGAGGAAGATGACTATGAAAGTTGTGAAGAATCTAGACTTCTCGAAAATCTTGTCCATCTACATCAACTTGAAAAATTGAGTTTTTATGGACCATTACAGACCATTCCAAGTGTGAAAGCTTTTCCAGCAATGCTCAAGAAGTTACAGTTCGAAGAAACTAAACTAAGGTGGGAGGAGTTGGACATCATAGGTGAGATACCTAACCTTGAGGTGCTGAAGCTAAGATGGTATGCTTGTCAGGGTGAAGAATGGCATCCAATTGCAGGCGGATTTACTCGATTGAAGCTTTTGCTAATTGAAAATTGTGATCTCGAGTACTGGAAAGCCACGAATGACAATTTTCCTGTCCTTGAGCGCCTTGTGATTAAAGAATGCTGGTATTTGGAAGAGATACCCATTGAGTTTGCAGAAATTGACCCACTGCAACTAATTGAGTTAGTTGGTTGTAAACCCGAACTCGAGGCTTCTGCTCAacgaattcaacaagaacaagaaGAACTCGGAAACAAACCCGTGGATGTTCGCATCTCCAGTAAatgtgagtatatatatatactcgtTCAATTGCAGTGTTTTAGCCTTCTTTTCTTCAAGTCATCGTCGTtagaaaatattaatttttctGAATTAAAGAAGACAGAAATTCTTAATTTCGTGAATATAAATTGTGATGAATAA